A single genomic interval of Flavobacteriales bacterium harbors:
- a CDS encoding ferritin → MLSKKIESALNGQIAIEASSSQAYLAMASWAENQGLSGTAAFLYRHSDEERMHMLKLIKFVNERGGRAVVPALKQPSTDFKSITDIFRSLLEHETHVTATINQVVDTCLKEKDYTTHNFMQWYVSEQIEEEALARTLIDKLNLIGNDKGGLYLFDRDLEGMIAPEKGEGKA, encoded by the coding sequence ATGCTATCCAAGAAGATCGAGAGCGCCCTCAACGGGCAGATCGCCATTGAGGCCAGCAGCAGCCAGGCCTACCTTGCCATGGCCAGCTGGGCCGAGAACCAGGGCCTCAGCGGAACGGCCGCCTTCCTCTACCGCCACAGCGACGAGGAACGCATGCACATGCTGAAGCTGATCAAGTTCGTGAACGAGCGCGGCGGCCGCGCCGTGGTGCCGGCCCTCAAGCAGCCCTCCACGGACTTCAAGAGCATCACCGACATCTTCCGCAGCCTGCTGGAGCACGAAACGCACGTGACGGCCACCATCAACCAGGTGGTGGACACCTGCCTGAAGGAGAAGGACTACACCACGCACAACTTCATGCAGTGGTACGTGAGCGAGCAGATCGAGGAGGAGGCGCTGGCCCGCACCCTCATCGACAAGCTGAACCTGATCGGCAACGACAAGGGCGGGCTCTACCTCTTCGACCGCGACCTGGAGGGCATGATCGCGCCGGAAAAGGGCGAGGGCAAGGCCTGA
- a CDS encoding aminoacyl-tRNA hydrolase, translated as MKHLIVGLGNPGPEYVGTRHNIGSDVVDHLARAFEVRFAPARYADRAEFRHKGRSFILLKPQTFMNLSGKAVRYWMDQEDVPAERVLVVSDDLALPFGKVRLRSSGGAGGHNGLSHIIEVLGTEAFPRLRFGIGSAFPRGRQSEYVLGRWTPEEQALLPERVELAAKAVVQVGLLGIAQAMGHFNNR; from the coding sequence ATGAAGCACCTGATCGTGGGCCTCGGCAACCCCGGCCCGGAATATGTCGGCACCCGCCACAACATCGGATCCGACGTCGTGGACCATCTGGCCCGGGCCTTCGAGGTGCGGTTCGCGCCGGCGCGCTACGCCGATCGTGCCGAATTCCGCCATAAGGGCCGAAGCTTCATCCTGCTCAAACCACAGACCTTCATGAACCTCAGCGGCAAGGCCGTGCGCTACTGGATGGACCAGGAGGACGTGCCGGCCGAGCGTGTGCTGGTGGTGAGCGATGACCTGGCCCTGCCGTTCGGCAAAGTGCGGCTTCGGTCCAGTGGAGGGGCTGGTGGCCACAACGGCCTCAGCCACATCATCGAGGTGCTCGGCACGGAGGCCTTCCCGAGGCTGCGCTTCGGCATTGGCAGCGCCTTCCCCCGCGGCAGGCAGAGCGAATACGTGCTGGGCCGCTGGACGCCGGAGGAACAGGCCCTGCTGCCCGAGCGGGTGGAACTGGCCGCCAAGGCCGTGGTGCAGGTGGGCCTGCTGGGCATCGCCCAGGCCATGGGCCACTTCAACAACCGCTGA
- a CDS encoding 50S ribosomal protein L25: MKKVELTGAVRTTTGTKNADQLRREKQVPCVLYGGGSVTHFATDEAALGKVVHTPDAYRIELDLEGRKVMAKLQETQFHPVSDKILHADFIELAEDKPARVTLSLRLKGQPTGVRKGGKLNQTLRKLEVKGLPSQLPEHLEYDVDHVEIGQNVRVRDLKFAGIEVLNKPEEVVLKVSVPKKEAEAAPAAAAPAAAAAPAADAKKAEAKPAAKK; the protein is encoded by the coding sequence ATGAAGAAGGTAGAACTCACCGGCGCCGTGCGCACCACCACCGGCACCAAGAACGCCGACCAGCTTCGCCGCGAGAAGCAGGTGCCCTGCGTCCTCTACGGCGGTGGCAGTGTCACCCACTTCGCCACGGACGAGGCGGCCCTGGGGAAAGTGGTGCACACCCCTGACGCCTATCGCATCGAGCTCGACCTGGAAGGCCGCAAGGTGATGGCCAAGCTGCAGGAAACGCAGTTCCACCCGGTGTCCGACAAGATCCTCCACGCCGACTTCATCGAGCTGGCCGAGGACAAGCCCGCCCGCGTGACCCTCAGCCTGCGCCTGAAGGGACAGCCCACCGGCGTGCGCAAGGGCGGCAAGCTGAACCAGACCCTGCGCAAGCTGGAGGTGAAGGGCCTGCCAAGCCAGCTGCCCGAACACCTGGAATACGATGTGGACCATGTGGAGATCGGCCAGAACGTGCGCGTGCGCGACCTGAAGTTCGCCGGCATCGAGGTGTTGAACAAGCCCGAGGAAGTGGTGCTGAAGGTGAGCGTGCCCAAGAAGGAGGCCGAAGCCGCCCCTGCCGCCGCCGCTCCGGCCGCCGCTGCCGCTCCGGCCGCGGATGCCAAGAAGGCCGAGGCCAAGCCCGCCGCCAAGAAGTGA
- a CDS encoding ribose-phosphate pyrophosphokinase yields the protein MYESAKIFSGTATRYLAEKIAAFSGERLGEVSVSRFSDGEFQPSFEETVRGELVFIVQSTFPPSDNLFELLMMVDAAKRASAKRIVAVIPYFGFARQDRKDKPRVSIGAKLVANMLTAAGVDRVMTMDLHADQIQGFFEVPVDHLFASSIFLPYIKELGLKDLVMAAPDTGGTKRANAYSKHLGCDMAICYKQRKVANQIEKMTVIGDVKDKDVVLIDDMVDTAGTLTKAADMMTDLGAKSVRAVCTHAVLSGDACDRLQRSSLAELIVTDTIPIGPEKLARTTKIKQLTVAQLFADVIKRVRSHESISSHFIIA from the coding sequence ATGTACGAGTCCGCCAAGATCTTCAGCGGTACCGCCACGCGGTATCTGGCCGAGAAGATCGCCGCCTTTTCCGGCGAGCGGCTCGGGGAGGTCTCCGTCAGCCGCTTCAGCGACGGGGAGTTCCAGCCCAGTTTCGAGGAGACGGTCCGCGGCGAACTGGTCTTCATCGTGCAGAGCACCTTTCCGCCCAGCGACAACCTGTTCGAGCTGCTGATGATGGTGGATGCCGCCAAGCGGGCGAGCGCCAAACGCATCGTGGCCGTGATCCCCTATTTCGGCTTCGCCCGGCAGGACCGCAAGGACAAGCCGCGCGTGAGCATCGGCGCCAAGCTGGTGGCCAACATGCTGACGGCCGCCGGTGTGGACCGCGTGATGACCATGGACCTTCACGCCGATCAGATCCAGGGCTTCTTCGAGGTGCCGGTGGACCACCTGTTCGCCAGCAGCATCTTCCTGCCCTACATCAAGGAGCTCGGTCTGAAGGACCTGGTGATGGCCGCGCCGGACACCGGCGGCACCAAGCGGGCCAATGCCTACAGCAAGCACCTGGGCTGCGACATGGCCATCTGCTACAAGCAGCGCAAGGTGGCCAACCAGATCGAGAAGATGACCGTGATCGGTGACGTCAAGGACAAGGACGTTGTGCTGATCGACGACATGGTGGACACGGCCGGCACCCTGACCAAGGCCGCCGACATGATGACCGACCTGGGGGCCAAGAGCGTGCGCGCCGTGTGTACGCACGCCGTGCTCAGCGGCGACGCCTGCGACCGGCTGCAGCGCTCCAGCCTGGCGGAGCTCATCGTCACCGACACCATTCCCATCGGGCCCGAGAAGCTGGCCCGCACCACCAAGATCAAGCAGCTCACCGTGGCCCAGTTGTTCGCCGACGTCATCAAGCGCGTCCGCAGCCACGAGAGCATCAGCAGCCATTTCATCATCGCCTAA
- the rnr gene encoding ribonuclease R has product MPSRRPSPTDGHLAPRVLAAVQRAGHAGVTSQQLALQLGFRDKGQRYLLYDALEALLDEGRIRSGKKGRYIASGGADTLEGTIDIIGSGGGYVRPDPAGDTGRGDVFVHPRNVGTALHGDTVRVKLTGGRGQRPEGRVVDVLRRRRTEFVGTVHIRQGRLMLVADDQRVQRPFLIPANEARGAREGDKAIIALGEWKDARDLPRGSVVRVLGRAGEHQVEMHAILAEFGLPLEFPESVLAAASTIPDGCTPQEIARRRDIRSIPTLTIDPEDAKDLDDALSVRQLDNGHWEVGVHIADVSHYVHPGSVIDLEGSARATSVYLVDRVVPMLPERLSNDLCSLNPHTDKLSFSAIFELDDRARVKAEWFGRTVMRSQRRFAYAEAQAIIDGATGEFGAEVLTLHKLAQVLRSERIANGALEIGGNEVKFRLDEKGRPIEVYEKVMGPANWLIEEFMLLANKRVAAWVGKQRKGGVPPFVYRVHDLPDTEKVEQLRALARSFGHELSIGKGEDLPHAINRLLRAVKGREEENIIKQVAIRSMAKAIYSTDNIGHYGLAFEHYTHFTSPIRRYPDLLVHRALAHYLGGGRHLDKEALELSCRHSSNMEKRAADAERASIRYKQAEYLLARVGERFEGTISGLTNWGVYVELKANRCEGMIPLRELPGDAYRFDAERYQVAGLRTGRRLRLGDEVAVRIKAVDMDRRTVDLVLDEARGSRPPAKGRTKRA; this is encoded by the coding sequence ATGCCTTCCAGACGCCCCTCCCCCACTGACGGCCACCTGGCCCCCCGCGTGCTGGCGGCCGTGCAGCGCGCCGGCCATGCCGGTGTCACCAGCCAGCAACTGGCCCTGCAGTTGGGCTTCCGCGACAAGGGGCAGCGCTACCTGCTGTACGATGCCCTGGAGGCCCTGTTGGACGAGGGGCGCATCCGCAGCGGCAAGAAGGGACGGTACATCGCGTCCGGCGGGGCCGACACCCTGGAGGGCACCATCGACATCATCGGCAGCGGGGGCGGGTACGTGCGGCCCGATCCGGCGGGCGACACAGGCCGCGGCGATGTGTTCGTGCATCCCCGCAACGTGGGGACCGCCCTGCATGGCGACACCGTGCGGGTGAAGCTCACCGGCGGACGCGGCCAGCGACCCGAAGGCCGGGTGGTGGACGTGCTGCGCCGACGCCGGACGGAGTTCGTGGGCACGGTGCACATCCGCCAGGGCCGGCTGATGCTGGTGGCCGACGACCAGCGCGTGCAACGTCCCTTCCTGATCCCGGCCAACGAGGCCCGTGGCGCACGCGAGGGCGACAAGGCCATCATCGCTCTGGGCGAATGGAAGGACGCCCGCGACCTGCCGCGCGGCAGCGTGGTGCGCGTGCTGGGCCGCGCCGGCGAGCACCAGGTGGAGATGCACGCGATCCTCGCGGAGTTCGGCCTGCCGCTGGAGTTCCCCGAGAGCGTGCTCGCCGCGGCCTCCACGATCCCCGATGGATGCACGCCCCAGGAGATCGCACGGCGCCGCGACATCCGCAGCATCCCCACCCTCACCATCGATCCGGAGGATGCCAAGGACCTGGACGATGCCCTGAGCGTTCGGCAACTGGACAACGGCCATTGGGAGGTGGGCGTGCACATCGCCGACGTGAGCCACTACGTACACCCCGGCTCGGTGATCGACCTGGAGGGGTCGGCCCGCGCCACCAGCGTGTACCTGGTGGACCGCGTGGTGCCCATGCTGCCCGAACGGCTCAGCAACGACCTGTGCTCCCTGAACCCCCACACCGACAAGCTGAGCTTCAGCGCCATCTTCGAACTGGACGATCGCGCCCGGGTGAAGGCCGAGTGGTTCGGGCGCACGGTGATGCGCAGCCAGCGGCGCTTCGCCTATGCCGAGGCCCAGGCCATCATCGACGGGGCCACGGGTGAGTTCGGGGCCGAGGTGCTCACCCTGCACAAGCTGGCGCAGGTGCTGCGCAGCGAGCGCATCGCCAACGGGGCGCTGGAGATCGGCGGCAACGAGGTGAAGTTCCGGTTGGACGAGAAGGGGCGGCCGATCGAGGTGTACGAGAAGGTGATGGGGCCGGCCAACTGGTTGATCGAAGAGTTCATGCTGCTGGCCAACAAGCGGGTGGCCGCCTGGGTGGGCAAGCAGCGCAAGGGCGGTGTTCCGCCCTTCGTCTACCGGGTCCACGACCTGCCCGATACCGAGAAAGTGGAACAGCTGCGCGCTCTGGCCCGCAGCTTCGGGCACGAGCTCAGCATCGGCAAGGGCGAGGACCTGCCCCATGCGATCAACCGGTTGCTGCGGGCCGTGAAGGGTCGCGAGGAGGAGAACATCATCAAGCAGGTGGCCATCCGCAGCATGGCCAAGGCCATCTACAGCACCGACAACATCGGCCACTACGGCCTGGCCTTCGAGCACTACACGCACTTCACCAGCCCCATCCGCCGGTACCCGGACCTGCTGGTGCACCGGGCCCTGGCGCACTACCTGGGCGGTGGCCGCCACCTGGACAAGGAGGCGCTGGAGCTGAGCTGCCGGCACAGCAGCAACATGGAGAAGCGGGCGGCCGATGCCGAACGGGCCAGCATCCGGTACAAGCAGGCCGAGTACCTCCTGGCCCGGGTGGGCGAGCGGTTCGAGGGGACCATCAGCGGCCTCACCAACTGGGGCGTGTACGTGGAGCTGAAGGCCAACCGCTGCGAGGGCATGATCCCCCTGCGCGAACTGCCCGGCGACGCCTACCGCTTCGATGCCGAACGCTACCAGGTGGCCGGGCTGCGCACGGGCCGGCGCTTAAGGCTGGGTGATGAGGTGGCCGTCCGCATCAAGGCGGTGGACATGGACCGCCGCACGGTGGACCTGGTGCTGGACGAGGCGCGTGGGTCAAGGCCCCCCGCGAAAGGACGCACTAAACGAGCTTGA
- a CDS encoding response regulator, with translation MAQTNVLVVEDESIVSKDIQHSLKKLGYHVVGAAATGEQAVKLAVEAQPDIILMDIMLKGEMNGIEAATQIRQETNIPVIFLTAYADESTLNKAKVTQPYGYIIKPFKEIDIHTSIEMALYKHKKEAEVLKERDLLFNLVESQGSANDLLFVKSNSRLVKLRISDIYYIEALKDYVVINTLNARYTVHSTMKDIEGKLPESEFARVHRSFIVRIDKIVAIEQPNLILENDKKVIPIGGSYKDDLSRRLKLV, from the coding sequence ATGGCCCAGACCAATGTCCTGGTCGTTGAGGACGAGAGCATCGTGAGCAAGGACATCCAGCACAGCCTGAAGAAGCTGGGCTACCATGTCGTGGGTGCCGCCGCCACGGGCGAACAGGCCGTGAAGCTCGCTGTGGAGGCCCAGCCCGACATCATCCTCATGGACATCATGCTCAAGGGGGAGATGAACGGCATCGAGGCCGCCACGCAGATCCGCCAGGAGACCAACATCCCGGTGATCTTCCTGACGGCCTATGCCGACGAAAGCACCCTGAACAAGGCCAAGGTGACCCAGCCTTACGGTTACATCATCAAGCCCTTCAAGGAGATCGACATCCACACGTCGATCGAGATGGCGCTGTACAAGCACAAGAAGGAGGCCGAGGTGCTCAAGGAGCGCGACCTGTTGTTCAACCTGGTGGAAAGCCAGGGCAGCGCCAACGACCTGCTCTTCGTGAAGAGCAACAGCCGCCTGGTGAAGCTGCGCATCAGCGACATCTACTACATCGAGGCGCTCAAGGATTACGTGGTGATCAACACCCTCAACGCACGCTACACGGTGCACAGCACCATGAAGGACATCGAGGGCAAGCTGCCCGAGAGCGAGTTCGCCCGGGTGCACCGCTCCTTCATCGTGCGCATCGACAAGATCGTGGCCATCGAGCAGCCCAACCTGATCCTGGAGAACGACAAGAAGGTGATCCCGATCGGCGGCAGCTACAAGGACGACCTTTCGCGTCGCCTCAAGCTCGTTTAG
- a CDS encoding PAS domain S-box protein, protein MSGTADAEGSRTQELARAYLELRRQYEDLVDRNMAGVFRTTLDGRFLECNASMARILGYPDRDALMQVNAKVLYLNEEDRTEYLKELTERGHLINHTIRLRHFSGRTVHVLENVYLDRSEDGITTIAGTLIDRSPQVQAELEQQALLENYRRLVEHAPEGILIVQDGLVRYGNPTADLLMGAPSTGTVLADAVEPTHRPVLAACLEEARREGEGAPVELALRRADGSGGRVLLSASRTFHEGAPAVQVHLRDVGRMRATMEAGLRAQMAEEVNRVLRQEIMDHRRTQEELRRAKRFARSLVDSSLDMIIAVDEAGLITEFNPAAMVRFGYEADEVLGRPARMLYAHGEEHARIQGELNAHGAFAGEVHNVDHKGEVFLTFLAASRLYDEQGSLLGSMGVSRDITHAKRDQEALRASEERYRDLFENAMDLIQSVTPDGRFEYVNRAWRDTLGYTSEEVAHITVWDVVHPDHREAFRAQFEGAFAGEPGGPITTVLLAKDGRSITVEGNRNVRRVDGRPVATRGIFRDVTREHEARGLVVKQEATLRALFESSEHMFWSVDERIALTSFNQGYARMIERLYGTRPEINRDGNIPRKRFASETYHAFWEEKYREAFTGRPLRFETELTDARGRYVSNEVFLSPVFSADGRVREVFGVGHEITEQKLAERTVREQAARLTAIFENSANMMVWTLDQEFRITSLNDHFRDSSTEAFGYTPRVGDAFLEHMLERVAPAERRSIRTHYEAAMKGRPRQFEVEMHDTDGRTRWVENFLNPIRVDGRVAEISCLAYGITDKKEAERQLIERLRENEVLLKEVHHRVKNNLQIISSILNLQTAYVGHDQRMLDLIRESQDRIRSMSFIHESLYQNKTFSSVDLSSYIDRLARNLVLSYSLSGKVELRTDLERVELVLDQAIPCGLILNELISNALKHGYPDGAAGIITIALSCRDGRVTVEVADDGIGLPEGFDAERDANLGLQLVATLSEQLDARLERESGPGVRYFLTFDRIK, encoded by the coding sequence ATGAGCGGAACGGCCGATGCGGAAGGGTCACGCACCCAGGAGCTGGCCAGGGCTTATCTGGAGCTGCGCCGGCAGTACGAGGACCTGGTGGACCGCAACATGGCCGGCGTGTTCCGCACCACGCTGGACGGGCGTTTCCTGGAGTGCAACGCCTCCATGGCCCGTATCCTGGGCTATCCGGACCGGGATGCCTTGATGCAGGTGAACGCCAAGGTGCTCTACCTGAACGAGGAGGACCGCACGGAGTACCTGAAGGAGCTCACCGAACGCGGGCACCTCATCAACCACACCATCCGCCTGCGCCATTTCAGCGGTCGCACGGTGCATGTGCTCGAGAACGTCTACCTGGACCGCTCCGAGGATGGGATCACCACCATCGCGGGCACGCTGATCGACCGGTCGCCCCAGGTGCAGGCCGAACTGGAGCAGCAGGCGCTGCTGGAGAACTACCGCCGGCTCGTGGAGCATGCCCCGGAGGGGATCCTCATCGTGCAGGATGGCCTTGTGCGGTACGGCAATCCCACCGCCGACCTGCTGATGGGTGCGCCCAGTACCGGGACCGTCCTGGCCGATGCCGTGGAACCCACGCATCGGCCGGTGCTGGCCGCGTGCCTGGAGGAAGCCCGCCGCGAGGGTGAGGGCGCCCCCGTGGAGCTGGCCCTGCGGCGTGCCGACGGTTCCGGCGGGCGTGTGCTCCTTTCCGCCTCACGCACGTTCCATGAAGGTGCGCCCGCCGTGCAGGTGCACCTGCGCGACGTCGGGCGCATGCGGGCCACCATGGAGGCCGGTCTGCGGGCCCAGATGGCCGAGGAAGTGAACCGTGTGCTGCGCCAGGAGATCATGGACCACCGCCGCACACAGGAGGAACTGCGCCGCGCGAAGCGCTTCGCGCGCAGCCTGGTGGACAGCTCCCTGGACATGATCATCGCCGTGGACGAGGCCGGGCTCATCACCGAGTTCAACCCGGCGGCCATGGTGCGCTTCGGTTACGAGGCGGATGAGGTGCTGGGCCGTCCCGCCCGCATGCTCTACGCGCACGGGGAGGAGCACGCCCGCATCCAGGGGGAACTGAACGCGCACGGGGCCTTCGCCGGCGAAGTGCACAACGTCGATCACAAGGGGGAGGTGTTCCTCACCTTCCTGGCCGCCTCCCGGTTGTACGACGAGCAGGGCTCGCTCCTGGGCAGCATGGGCGTGAGCCGCGACATCACCCACGCCAAGCGTGACCAGGAGGCGTTGCGGGCCAGTGAGGAGCGGTACCGCGACCTTTTCGAGAACGCGATGGACCTGATCCAGAGCGTGACGCCCGATGGCCGCTTCGAGTACGTGAACAGGGCCTGGCGCGACACGCTCGGCTACACCTCCGAAGAGGTCGCGCACATCACGGTGTGGGACGTGGTGCATCCCGATCACCGGGAGGCTTTTCGTGCCCAGTTCGAGGGCGCCTTCGCCGGCGAGCCGGGCGGGCCCATCACCACCGTGCTGCTGGCCAAGGACGGCCGCAGCATCACCGTGGAGGGCAACCGCAACGTGCGCCGGGTGGATGGCCGTCCGGTGGCCACGCGCGGCATCTTCCGCGACGTCACCCGGGAGCATGAGGCCCGCGGGCTGGTGGTGAAGCAGGAGGCCACCTTGCGCGCCCTCTTCGAGAGCAGCGAGCACATGTTCTGGAGCGTGGATGAGCGCATCGCCCTCACGAGCTTCAACCAGGGCTACGCCCGGATGATCGAACGCCTGTACGGCACGCGCCCGGAGATCAACCGGGATGGTAACATCCCGCGCAAACGCTTCGCCAGCGAGACCTACCATGCGTTCTGGGAGGAGAAATACCGGGAGGCCTTCACGGGCCGCCCGCTGCGGTTCGAGACCGAGCTCACCGATGCCCGGGGCCGGTACGTGAGCAACGAGGTCTTCCTGAGCCCGGTGTTCAGCGCGGATGGCCGGGTGCGCGAGGTCTTCGGCGTGGGCCATGAGATCACCGAGCAGAAGCTCGCCGAGCGTACCGTGCGCGAGCAGGCCGCGCGCCTGACGGCCATCTTCGAGAACAGCGCCAACATGATGGTGTGGACCCTGGACCAGGAGTTCCGCATCACCTCGTTGAACGACCATTTCCGGGACAGCAGCACGGAGGCCTTCGGCTACACCCCGCGGGTGGGCGATGCCTTCCTGGAGCACATGCTGGAGCGCGTGGCCCCGGCCGAACGCCGGTCCATCCGCACCCACTACGAGGCCGCCATGAAGGGCCGGCCCCGCCAGTTCGAGGTGGAGATGCACGACACCGACGGCCGCACCCGGTGGGTGGAGAACTTCCTGAACCCCATCCGCGTGGACGGGCGCGTGGCCGAGATCAGCTGCCTGGCCTATGGCATCACCGACAAGAAGGAGGCCGAACGCCAGCTGATCGAACGCCTGCGCGAGAATGAGGTGCTGCTCAAAGAAGTGCATCACCGCGTGAAGAACAACCTGCAGATCATCAGCAGCATCCTCAATCTGCAGACCGCCTATGTGGGGCACGACCAGCGCATGCTCGACCTGATCCGCGAGAGCCAGGACCGCATCCGCTCGATGAGCTTCATCCATGAGAGCCTGTACCAGAACAAGACCTTCAGCAGCGTCGACCTGTCGTCCTACATCGATCGCCTGGCCCGCAACCTGGTGCTGAGCTACAGCCTCAGCGGCAAGGTGGAGCTGCGCACCGACCTGGAGCGGGTGGAGCTCGTGCTGGACCAGGCCATCCCCTGCGGCCTCATCCTCAACGAGCTGATCAGCAACGCCCTCAAGCACGGCTATCCGGACGGCGCGGCGGGCATCATCACCATCGCCCTCTCCTGCCGGGACGGGCGCGTCACCGTGGAGGTGGCCGACGATGGCATCGGCCTGCCCGAAGGCTTCGACGCCGAGCGCGATGCCAATCTGGGCCTGCAACTGGTGGCGACCCTCAGCGAACAGCTCGATGCCCGGCTGGAACGCGAAAGCGGCCCGGGGGTGCGGTATTTCCTTACTTTTGATCGCATCAAGTAG
- a CDS encoding toxin-antitoxin system YwqK family antitoxin: MIVVAAVLCCTFVAAGQDGFTQYRHPNGTVSSEGMLVDGKPEGIWKTYYENGVLRSEGARTRFQLDSLWKFYAPEGWLSSTIEYTDGRKNGAQRKFDASGALVSEERYAADVREGNSTYYHPNGQVHKVVPFVAGKEEGRGGEYAEDGRLVALLSYGGGMLRKREPINRIDAAGLKQGPWKEFHANGKVKWECTYVDDKRQGIYKEYDAAGSLKQMVKYDQDQVDTGSRAAMTLTIKNTYHSNGRVASIGSYSKQGMREGLFREYDEQGQVRSAAIYTDDRLMREGPVDERGVPQGRWTEYYVTGEKRAEGEYKDGKREGEWTFFHRSGAVEQKGRYQAGQAQNLWKWFYESGKLHREENYRKGREDGASVEYDEEGNVITQGEYIDGKREGKWFYRVGDHTEEGAYQDGQKEGEWRHTFESGKRSFEGSFVGGEPNGRHRWWWPNGQLRLEGRYAMGLQQGDFEHWSPEGQLLITIRYKDGQEVKIDGTRVPPPFESGGDAP; this comes from the coding sequence ATGATCGTGGTGGCCGCCGTCCTGTGCTGCACCTTTGTGGCGGCCGGTCAGGACGGTTTCACCCAGTACCGCCATCCCAACGGCACGGTGAGCAGCGAGGGCATGCTGGTGGACGGCAAGCCCGAGGGGATCTGGAAGACCTACTACGAGAACGGCGTGCTGCGGTCCGAGGGCGCACGCACCCGGTTCCAGCTCGACAGCCTGTGGAAGTTCTACGCCCCGGAAGGATGGCTCAGTTCCACGATCGAATACACCGATGGCCGCAAGAACGGGGCACAGCGCAAGTTCGACGCCTCGGGCGCACTGGTGAGCGAGGAGCGCTACGCGGCCGATGTGCGCGAGGGCAACAGCACCTACTACCACCCGAACGGTCAGGTGCACAAGGTGGTGCCCTTCGTGGCGGGCAAGGAGGAGGGCAGGGGGGGTGAATACGCCGAGGACGGCCGGCTCGTGGCGCTGTTGAGCTACGGGGGCGGCATGCTCCGCAAGCGCGAGCCCATCAACCGGATCGATGCGGCCGGGCTCAAGCAGGGACCCTGGAAGGAATTCCACGCCAACGGCAAGGTGAAGTGGGAGTGCACCTATGTGGACGACAAGCGGCAGGGCATCTACAAGGAGTATGATGCGGCCGGCAGCCTGAAGCAGATGGTGAAGTACGACCAGGACCAGGTGGACACCGGTTCGCGTGCGGCGATGACGCTGACCATCAAGAACACCTATCACTCCAACGGCCGGGTGGCCAGCATCGGCAGCTACAGCAAGCAAGGCATGCGTGAAGGGCTTTTCCGCGAGTACGATGAGCAGGGCCAGGTGCGCTCAGCGGCCATTTACACCGACGACCGCCTGATGCGGGAAGGACCGGTGGATGAGCGCGGTGTGCCGCAGGGCCGCTGGACGGAGTATTACGTGACCGGCGAGAAGCGGGCGGAGGGCGAGTACAAGGACGGCAAGCGGGAAGGGGAGTGGACCTTTTTCCACCGCAGCGGCGCGGTGGAGCAGAAGGGACGCTACCAGGCGGGGCAGGCGCAGAACCTCTGGAAATGGTTCTATGAGAGCGGCAAGCTGCACCGCGAGGAGAACTACCGCAAGGGCCGGGAGGACGGCGCTTCCGTGGAGTATGATGAGGAGGGCAACGTGATCACGCAGGGCGAGTACATCGATGGCAAGCGCGAAGGCAAATGGTTCTATCGCGTGGGCGACCACACCGAGGAGGGTGCCTACCAGGACGGGCAGAAGGAGGGGGAGTGGCGTCACACCTTTGAGAGCGGCAAGCGCAGTTTCGAGGGCTCCTTCGTGGGCGGTGAGCCCAACGGCAGGCATCGGTGGTGGTGGCCCAACGGGCAGTTGCGGCTGGAAGGCCGGTACGCCATGGGCCTGCAGCAGGGCGATTTCGAACACTGGTCGCCCGAGGGACAGCTGCTGATCACCATCCGCTACAAGGACGGCCAGGAGGTGAAGATCGATGGCACCCGCGTGCCCCCGCCGTTCGAGAGCGGTGGCGATGCCCCATGA
- the rpiB gene encoding ribose 5-phosphate isomerase B, with protein sequence MAQHIAVGSDHAGLDLKHAVKEHLRARGVEVTDKGTHVRESVDYPDHAHAVAAAVAAHQAELGILICGSGNGVAITANKHRGVRAALAWLPELGRLAREHNDANVLALPARFISVEQALAVVDAFLDARFEGGRHQARVEKIEQA encoded by the coding sequence ATGGCACAACACATCGCCGTGGGCAGTGATCATGCGGGTTTGGACCTGAAGCACGCCGTGAAGGAACACCTGCGGGCACGCGGGGTGGAGGTGACCGACAAGGGCACCCATGTGCGGGAGAGCGTGGACTATCCGGACCATGCCCATGCGGTGGCCGCGGCGGTGGCCGCCCACCAGGCCGAGCTCGGCATCCTCATCTGCGGCAGCGGCAACGGCGTGGCCATCACCGCCAACAAGCACCGCGGGGTGCGGGCAGCCCTGGCCTGGCTGCCCGAGCTGGGCCGGTTGGCGCGCGAGCACAACGACGCGAACGTGCTGGCCCTTCCGGCACGGTTCATCAGTGTGGAGCAGGCCCTTGCCGTGGTGGATGCCTTCCTTGATGCCCGCTTCGAAGGAGGCCGCCATCAGGCGCGGGTGGAGAAGATCGAACAGGCATGA